In the Hyphomonadaceae bacterium BL14 genome, one interval contains:
- a CDS encoding ABC transporter permease, producing MARSSAFAALLKVQALASARSFASTFYSIILPSFLFVIFGLVFRIDAEYAVFFLPGMMGVMASSDALFAVGPVIKAYYQQGIVREFKNYPVPTAWLFITFIMVRLVVVAISSALLVALSALLFGYLPGPGTLALYGAGVVLCFAIYAFLALAISFWGARDGRDQGLISAYYFLGMFLSDAYFVLSARGAWLDAVGYAFPLKPVLQIMRGDASALLPAAIWAVLSVSAALFILSRVRFARAA from the coding sequence ATGGCTCGTAGCAGTGCCTTCGCCGCCCTGCTGAAAGTCCAGGCGCTTGCGTCGGCGCGCTCGTTCGCCTCGACCTTCTACTCCATCATCCTGCCTTCCTTCCTGTTCGTGATTTTCGGGCTCGTATTCCGCATCGACGCCGAATACGCGGTGTTCTTCCTGCCCGGCATGATGGGCGTGATGGCCAGCAGCGACGCGCTGTTCGCGGTAGGACCCGTGATCAAGGCCTATTACCAGCAAGGGATTGTGCGCGAGTTCAAGAACTATCCCGTGCCCACGGCCTGGCTGTTCATCACCTTCATCATGGTCCGCCTCGTGGTCGTGGCAATCTCTTCGGCCCTTCTGGTCGCGCTGTCAGCGCTGCTGTTCGGCTACCTGCCCGGCCCGGGCACGCTGGCTCTCTACGGAGCTGGCGTCGTTCTGTGCTTTGCGATCTATGCCTTCCTGGCGCTGGCCATCAGCTTCTGGGGCGCCCGCGACGGCCGCGATCAGGGCCTGATCAGTGCCTATTATTTCCTCGGCATGTTCCTGTCCGACGCCTATTTTGTACTGAGCGCGCGCGGCGCCTGGCTGGACGCGGTCGGCTACGCCTTTCCCCTCAAGCCTGTGCTCCAGATCATGCGTGGCGACGCCTCTGCGCTCCTGCCCGCCGCAATCTGGGCCGTTCTGTCCGTGTCCGCTGCTCTGTTTATCCTGTCGCGCGTGCGCTTCGCCCGGGCGGCCTAG
- the topA gene encoding type I DNA topoisomerase: protein MNVVVVESPAKAKTINKYLGADYVVLASFGHVRDLPAKDGSVRPDEDFAMDWEVDPKSQTRIKAIADALKDADTLILATDPDREGEAISWHLLEALTKRRALKDKRIQRVAFNAITKKAINDAMAKPRDVDMELVQAYLARRALDYLVGFTLSPVLWRKLPGSRSAGRVQSVALRLITERESEIERFKAQEYWSVDADVRADGAPGTFRARLSRFENEKITRLTIGEEKRARAAETAIREAAFKIAAVEAKPAKRNPPPPFTTSTLQQEASRKLGFDAQRTMRTAQRLYEGVEIGGETVGLITYMRTDGVTMDGGAVAEARAVIQNEHGPDFVPEKPRFYSSKARNAQEAHEAIRPTSFTRSPDTLRLEADQAKLYALIWKRAVASQMESARLERTTIDLENPDGSLALRATGSVLMFPGYFALYQEGRDDEEDESESRLPAVTQGAGARAEQTFTEQHFTQPPPRFTEASLVKRLEELGIGRPSTYAATLSVLRDREYVRMDDKRFVPEDKGRVVIAFLENFFKRYVEYDFTAALEDQLDKVSAGEMDWKDVLRAFWKDFSASVEDIKDLRIGDVIDAMNIALEPLIYPPREDGSDPRICPSCNVGTLSLRLGKHGAFVGCSNYPDCRYTRPLGVNEPPPGAGGDGALGEHPDTGATIYIKDGRFGPYLEMTIEGEEKPRRGSLPKGWSPSDLTLEQAIKLIDLPRLVGLHPEDGEPIEAGIGRYGPFVRHGSTYANLANGEEVFEVGVNRAVDLIAQKKAGRGQRGGASAAPLKELGEHPSEGGPIQVMSGRYGPYVKHGKTNATLPRGMDPQAVTLEQAVELIAAKAGKTGGAKKAPAKKTPAKKAPAKKAAAKKPAAKRAAPKKAAAKTAAPKKDAS, encoded by the coding sequence ATGAATGTTGTCGTCGTCGAATCCCCCGCAAAGGCCAAGACCATCAACAAGTATCTCGGCGCGGACTATGTCGTGCTGGCGAGCTTCGGCCATGTGCGCGATCTGCCGGCCAAGGACGGATCGGTGCGTCCGGACGAGGATTTCGCGATGGACTGGGAGGTCGATCCCAAGTCTCAGACCCGCATCAAGGCCATCGCAGACGCCCTGAAAGACGCCGACACGCTGATCTTGGCCACTGACCCGGATCGCGAGGGTGAAGCGATCTCCTGGCATTTGCTCGAAGCGCTGACCAAGCGCCGGGCGCTGAAAGACAAGCGCATCCAGCGTGTGGCGTTTAACGCCATCACCAAAAAGGCCATCAATGACGCGATGGCCAAGCCGCGTGACGTGGATATGGAGCTGGTCCAGGCGTATCTCGCCCGGCGCGCGCTGGATTATCTGGTCGGGTTCACACTGTCACCCGTGCTGTGGCGCAAGCTGCCCGGATCCCGCTCTGCAGGCCGGGTGCAGTCAGTCGCGTTGCGCCTGATCACAGAGCGCGAAAGCGAGATTGAGCGCTTCAAGGCGCAGGAATACTGGTCGGTTGACGCCGATGTCCGCGCCGACGGCGCGCCAGGCACTTTCCGCGCCCGCCTCTCGCGCTTTGAAAACGAGAAAATCACACGCCTGACCATCGGCGAAGAAAAGCGCGCCCGCGCCGCCGAGACCGCTATTCGCGAAGCGGCCTTTAAGATCGCCGCGGTGGAGGCCAAGCCGGCCAAGCGCAATCCGCCGCCGCCCTTCACCACCTCGACCCTGCAGCAGGAAGCCTCTCGCAAGCTGGGTTTCGACGCCCAGCGCACCATGCGCACAGCCCAGCGCCTCTATGAAGGCGTGGAAATCGGCGGCGAGACGGTTGGCCTGATCACCTATATGCGAACCGACGGCGTTACGATGGACGGCGGCGCGGTGGCCGAAGCCCGCGCGGTCATCCAGAACGAGCATGGGCCGGACTTCGTGCCCGAGAAGCCGCGCTTTTACAGCTCGAAAGCGCGCAACGCCCAGGAAGCCCACGAGGCGATCCGCCCGACCAGCTTTACGCGCAGCCCGGACACGCTGCGTCTGGAAGCCGATCAGGCCAAGCTCTACGCCCTGATCTGGAAACGCGCCGTTGCCAGCCAGATGGAAAGCGCACGGCTTGAGCGCACCACCATTGATCTGGAAAACCCGGACGGGTCGCTGGCCCTGCGCGCCACAGGGTCGGTGCTGATGTTCCCGGGATATTTCGCTCTCTATCAGGAAGGGCGCGACGACGAGGAGGACGAGAGCGAAAGCCGTCTGCCCGCCGTCACGCAAGGTGCCGGGGCGCGCGCCGAGCAGACCTTCACAGAGCAGCACTTCACCCAGCCGCCGCCGCGCTTCACCGAAGCCTCGCTGGTAAAGCGGCTGGAGGAGCTCGGCATCGGGCGGCCCTCCACCTATGCAGCGACATTGTCTGTGCTGCGCGACCGCGAATACGTGCGCATGGATGACAAACGTTTCGTGCCCGAGGATAAGGGCCGGGTGGTCATCGCGTTCCTGGAGAACTTCTTCAAGCGCTATGTGGAATACGATTTCACGGCCGCTTTGGAAGACCAGCTCGACAAGGTGTCCGCCGGCGAGATGGACTGGAAGGACGTGCTGCGCGCGTTCTGGAAGGACTTCTCGGCCAGCGTGGAAGACATCAAGGATTTGCGCATCGGCGACGTGATCGACGCGATGAATATCGCGCTTGAACCGCTGATCTATCCGCCGCGCGAGGACGGGTCCGACCCGCGCATCTGCCCGTCGTGCAATGTCGGCACGCTATCGCTGCGCCTGGGCAAGCACGGAGCGTTCGTGGGCTGCTCCAACTATCCTGACTGCCGCTATACGCGCCCGCTAGGCGTCAATGAGCCGCCCCCCGGCGCTGGCGGCGATGGTGCACTGGGCGAGCACCCGGACACGGGGGCGACGATCTATATCAAGGACGGGCGCTTTGGCCCGTATCTGGAAATGACCATCGAGGGCGAGGAGAAGCCCCGCCGCGGCTCCCTGCCCAAGGGCTGGAGCCCGTCTGACCTCACGCTGGAGCAGGCGATCAAGCTGATCGACCTGCCGCGCCTGGTCGGCCTGCACCCGGAGGATGGCGAGCCCATCGAGGCCGGCATTGGCCGCTATGGCCCGTTCGTGCGCCACGGCTCCACCTACGCCAACCTCGCCAATGGCGAGGAAGTGTTTGAGGTAGGCGTGAACCGGGCTGTGGACCTGATCGCCCAGAAAAAAGCCGGGCGCGGCCAGCGCGGCGGTGCATCGGCGGCCCCGCTCAAGGAGCTGGGCGAGCACCCGTCCGAGGGCGGGCCGATCCAGGTGATGAGTGGGCGCTACGGCCCGTACGTCAAACATGGTAAGACGAACGCCACCCTGCCCCGCGGCATGGACCCGCAAGCGGTCACTCTGGAGCAGGCCGTCGAGCTGATCGCCGCCAAGGCAGGCAAGACCGGCGGCGCGAAGAAGGCGCCCGCCAAAAAGACCCCAGCGAAGAAAGCCCCGGCCAAGAAGGCCGCAGCCAAAAAGCCTGCGGCGAAAAGGGCTGCCCCGAAGAAAGCCGCTGCCAAGACCGCAGCCCCCAAGAAGGATGCATCTTGA
- the rnr gene encoding ribonuclease R: MSRDPYEAHGFTRKGLIEAIKLGEGRFTKRELARALGISGDQRIGLKDALRALEAEGAIRKTGAKAYDIAGGLPPVSVLEVYDRDVDGEFLCRPVKAELQGPVIRLAPERKSGRTQPAGVGDRVLAKLIPDDEGGYDAQVMRVLGQASERILCVLRLSGPGEARLIPVDKRARHELIPARGEAHKATDGDLVSVRVESERRHGLKTAVIEEVIGRADSPRAGSIIAMAEHGVPEGFSDAELKEAEAIRPAAMGKRTDLRDIPLITIDPHDARDHDDAVWAAPDDDPKNGGGWVVMVAIADVAAYVRAGSPLDKGARNRGVSVYLPDRVAPMLPERLSNDLCSLKEGEERPCLAVRMVFDRDGHKRGHAFIRGWMRSAASLSYEDAQDAIDGRGKGKAETLLDGVLKPLWGAYEALKRARTRREPLEIDAPERKIVIGEDGAVLGVKLRARFDAHKLIEEMMIQANVAAAEALEEKRTAQIYRVHDEPGSQKLENLAEFLPQVGLKWARGDRVTPARFNVVLKAAEGGEHYETVNEVVLRSQSQAVYDTNNIGHFGLNLERYSHFTSPIRRYADLTIHRALIRAWKLGEDGQSDEERSQLEAIAEETTFNERRAMAAERDAVDRYIAGWLSSRTGGDFDGRITGVTRFGLFVRLDETGADGLCPISQLGDEYFAHDEGAHALVGQRTGARFRLGMRVKVRLVEATPVTGGLIFAMLTPPEAGDPNRGRSSARSGRKGFERRPGGRPNKAHGRRKS, translated from the coding sequence TTGAGCCGCGACCCCTATGAAGCACACGGGTTCACCCGCAAGGGCCTGATCGAGGCGATCAAGCTGGGCGAAGGCCGCTTCACCAAGCGGGAGCTGGCCCGGGCACTGGGGATTTCCGGCGATCAGAGGATCGGGCTCAAGGACGCCTTGCGTGCCCTGGAAGCCGAAGGGGCGATCCGTAAGACCGGGGCGAAAGCCTACGATATCGCCGGCGGATTGCCGCCGGTGAGCGTATTGGAAGTGTACGACCGGGATGTGGATGGCGAATTCCTGTGCCGGCCCGTGAAAGCCGAGCTGCAAGGCCCTGTCATTCGCCTGGCACCTGAACGCAAGTCCGGCCGGACGCAGCCCGCCGGGGTCGGCGACCGGGTACTCGCCAAGCTGATCCCCGATGATGAAGGCGGCTATGACGCGCAGGTTATGCGTGTTCTGGGACAGGCCTCCGAACGGATACTGTGCGTGCTGCGCCTCTCTGGTCCCGGCGAAGCGCGCCTGATCCCGGTGGACAAGCGCGCGCGTCATGAGCTGATTCCGGCCCGCGGCGAGGCTCACAAGGCAACCGACGGCGATCTGGTCAGCGTGCGCGTGGAATCTGAGCGCCGCCATGGACTGAAGACCGCTGTCATCGAAGAGGTGATCGGGCGCGCCGACAGCCCGCGCGCCGGCTCCATCATCGCCATGGCCGAGCATGGCGTGCCTGAAGGGTTTTCCGACGCCGAGCTCAAAGAGGCCGAGGCGATCCGCCCGGCAGCCATGGGCAAGCGCACCGATCTGCGCGACATTCCGCTGATCACAATCGACCCCCACGATGCGCGCGACCATGACGATGCGGTCTGGGCGGCACCCGATGACGATCCGAAGAATGGCGGCGGCTGGGTGGTGATGGTCGCGATCGCCGATGTGGCCGCCTACGTCCGCGCCGGGTCGCCACTGGACAAGGGCGCACGCAATCGCGGCGTCTCGGTCTACCTGCCCGACCGGGTCGCGCCCATGCTGCCCGAGCGACTGTCCAACGATTTGTGTTCTCTGAAAGAGGGCGAGGAGCGGCCTTGCCTGGCCGTACGCATGGTGTTTGACCGGGACGGCCACAAGCGCGGCCATGCCTTCATCCGCGGCTGGATGCGCTCTGCCGCCAGCCTGTCCTATGAGGACGCGCAGGACGCCATTGACGGCCGCGGCAAGGGCAAGGCCGAGACTCTGCTGGACGGCGTGCTCAAACCCCTTTGGGGTGCCTATGAGGCACTGAAACGTGCGCGCACGCGGCGCGAACCGCTGGAGATTGACGCCCCCGAGCGCAAGATTGTCATCGGCGAGGACGGAGCGGTTCTGGGCGTGAAACTGCGCGCCCGATTCGACGCCCACAAGCTGATCGAAGAGATGATGATCCAGGCCAATGTGGCCGCGGCCGAAGCGCTGGAAGAAAAGCGCACCGCGCAGATTTACCGCGTTCACGATGAGCCGGGCTCTCAGAAGCTGGAAAACCTCGCCGAGTTCCTGCCCCAGGTGGGCCTGAAATGGGCGCGCGGCGACCGGGTTACGCCTGCGCGCTTCAATGTGGTGCTCAAGGCGGCTGAAGGCGGCGAGCATTACGAGACCGTCAATGAGGTGGTTCTGCGCAGCCAGTCCCAGGCGGTCTATGACACCAACAATATCGGCCATTTCGGGCTCAATCTGGAGCGCTACTCCCACTTCACCTCGCCGATCCGGCGCTATGCCGACCTGACAATCCATCGCGCGCTGATCCGCGCCTGGAAGCTGGGCGAAGACGGGCAGAGCGATGAAGAGCGCAGCCAGCTGGAGGCCATCGCCGAGGAAACCACCTTCAATGAGCGCCGTGCCATGGCCGCAGAGCGCGATGCCGTGGACCGCTACATCGCCGGTTGGCTGTCGTCGCGCACCGGCGGAGATTTCGACGGCCGCATCACCGGCGTCACGCGGTTCGGCCTGTTTGTGCGGCTGGATGAAACCGGTGCCGATGGACTATGCCCCATCTCTCAGCTGGGCGACGAGTATTTCGCCCATGACGAAGGCGCGCACGCCCTGGTGGGCCAGCGCACGGGCGCGCGCTTCCGGCTTGGCATGCGCGTCAAGGTGCGTCTGGTAGAGGCCACGCCCGTGACGGGCGGGCTGATATTCGCCATGCTGACGCCTCCTGAAGCTGGAGATCCGAATCGGGGCCGCTCATCCGCACGTTCTGGCCGCAAAGGCTTTGAACGCCGCCCGGGCGGCCGCCCGAACAAAGCCCATGGCCGACGCAAAAGCTGA
- a CDS encoding ABC transporter ATP-binding protein, which yields MAERKLEQNTGPIVQVADLTYTVRGQTLLHTIGFDIAEHEAFVLLGENGSGKTLLIEAMAGDIRHQGKVSWRADVPRGRRAIAYDGFATFSMLKVGEVLKLLSALYKHPVDQRLHEVMKLAELERKAFGVLSKGERKRVGVYAALFSAPAFAILDEPTDGMDPMMRSAFWRIIEQRSGAIMLTTHMWDEAEAVHDRIALISGGRFLHPPAPAGTLKALLPFEGKIKTAALPEAARPPGQVVTRDGVSLVFFRDEAERKAVIAWLGEAGLANAGYSVLPIDLADVYHWLSEQAHGS from the coding sequence ATGGCTGAGCGCAAGCTGGAGCAGAACACCGGACCGATCGTCCAGGTCGCGGACCTGACCTATACCGTCCGGGGTCAGACCCTGCTGCACACAATCGGCTTCGACATCGCCGAGCACGAGGCTTTTGTCCTTCTGGGAGAGAACGGGTCCGGTAAGACCCTTCTGATCGAGGCGATGGCCGGCGACATCCGTCATCAGGGCAAAGTCAGCTGGCGCGCCGATGTGCCACGCGGACGGCGCGCCATCGCCTATGACGGCTTCGCCACGTTTTCGATGCTCAAAGTGGGTGAAGTGCTTAAGCTTCTGTCGGCGCTTTACAAACACCCGGTGGACCAGCGCCTGCACGAGGTGATGAAACTCGCAGAACTTGAACGCAAGGCGTTCGGCGTTCTGTCAAAGGGCGAACGCAAGCGCGTCGGAGTGTATGCCGCCCTGTTCAGTGCACCGGCCTTCGCCATCCTCGACGAACCTACGGACGGCATGGATCCGATGATGCGCTCCGCCTTCTGGCGGATTATCGAGCAGCGCTCGGGGGCTATCATGCTCACCACCCATATGTGGGATGAGGCCGAAGCCGTCCACGACCGCATCGCCCTGATCTCCGGCGGCCGCTTCCTGCATCCGCCCGCGCCCGCCGGAACTCTCAAGGCGCTGTTGCCGTTCGAGGGCAAGATCAAGACCGCCGCCCTGCCCGAAGCTGCGCGCCCGCCCGGTCAGGTCGTTACACGGGACGGGGTGAGCCTGGTGTTCTTCCGCGACGAGGCTGAACGCAAGGCCGTGATCGCCTGGCTGGGCGAGGCTGGCTTGGCCAACGCCGGCTACTCGGTGCTGCCCATTGATCTGGCCGATGTTTATCACTGGCTGTCGGAGCAGGCTCATGGCTCGTAG
- a CDS encoding SagB/ThcOx family dehydrogenase, whose protein sequence is MSAAHALSEDRLLAEVRARDDALYRLDTFDNSLVMETLVNTKLSRDRLKRMGPRTAMMDHPYVQKRAAQPFKRYQGAAQIPLDDYRDTPLRTGLGELVHTRKSTKDYGAQPLSLMHLGALLFNSYGVIRTELLHADRIPWRFRPIPSPGGLFASEIYVIALSSDLERGLYHYRPDLNVLERVRTGDFTDFVRRSCGVEPYIAPVEHLGGVIITTSMIERLYIKYGERSYKFMLIETGLLAQQLSLCAHSLGLGSCMLGGYLDDEVHAFLGVDGVLESVQNLMVVGIPDG, encoded by the coding sequence ATGAGCGCTGCACACGCCCTGTCGGAGGACCGCCTGCTCGCCGAAGTGCGCGCCCGTGATGATGCGCTCTACCGGCTGGATACATTCGACAACAGCCTGGTCATGGAGACGCTGGTCAACACCAAGCTGAGCCGTGACCGCCTGAAGCGCATGGGTCCTCGCACCGCGATGATGGACCATCCCTACGTCCAGAAGCGCGCCGCCCAGCCCTTCAAGAGATATCAGGGGGCGGCGCAGATCCCGCTGGATGACTATCGCGACACGCCCCTCCGAACAGGGCTGGGCGAACTGGTGCACACGCGCAAAAGCACAAAAGACTATGGCGCACAGCCGCTGTCACTGATGCATTTGGGCGCACTGTTGTTCAACAGCTATGGCGTGATACGCACCGAACTGCTGCACGCTGACCGCATCCCCTGGCGCTTCCGGCCCATCCCCTCGCCGGGCGGGCTGTTCGCTTCGGAGATTTATGTGATCGCCCTCAGCAGCGATCTGGAACGCGGCCTGTATCACTACCGGCCCGACCTCAATGTTCTCGAGCGGGTGCGCACGGGTGATTTTACCGACTTCGTGCGCCGGTCATGCGGCGTAGAGCCCTATATCGCGCCGGTGGAGCATCTGGGCGGTGTGATCATCACCACCTCGATGATCGAACGCCTCTACATCAAATACGGCGAGCGCAGCTATAAATTCATGCTGATCGAAACCGGCCTGCTGGCCCAGCAGCTCAGCCTGTGCGCCCACTCGCTGGGCCTGGGGTCGTGCATGCTGGGCGGCTATCTGGACGACGAGGTCCATGCCTTTCTCGGCGTAGATGGTGTGCTGGAAAGCGTCCAGAACCTGATGGTCGTGGGCATTCCCGATGGCTGA